GATCAGCTCCTTCACCTTGGCGTCGGTCTTGTAGATGTCTTCCGGATCCCCGGACAGCGCCACCCAGCGGAACGGGCCTATGCCCTGGCAGAACAGCGGACGAATATAGGCCGGCACGAAACCCGGGAAGTCAAAGGCGTTCTCCACCCCCTTTTCCTTGGCCATCTGGCGAATGTTGTTGCCGTAGTCGGTGGTGGCCGAGCCGCGCTGCTGCAGCGCCAGCATGGCGCGCACCTGAATGGCCATGGACTCCTTGGCGGCATCCACCACCGCGGCTTCGTCCTTCAGGCGCATGTCGGCGGCGTATTCCATGGTCCAGCCCTTGGGCAGGTAGCCGTTCAGCGGATCGTGGGCGCTGGTCTGATCGGTTACCACGTCGGGCACGATGCCGCGCTCCACAATCTCGGGGAAGATATCGGCACAGTTGCCGAGCAGGCCCACGGACACCGCCTCGCCCTTGGCCTTGGCCTCGTCGATGATGCCCAGGGCTTCATCCAGGCTGTAGGCCTTTTTGTCCACATAACGGGTGCGCAGGCGGAAGTCGATACGGGTTTCGTCGCATTCCACCGCAATACAGCTGAAGCCGGCCATGGTGGCGGCCAGAGGCTGAGCACCGCCCATGCCACCCAGACCACCGGTAAGGATCCAGCGGCCCCTGGCGTCGCCGTTGAAGTGCTGCTTGGCCATGGCCACAAAGGTTTCGTAAGTGCCCTGCACAATCCCTTGAGAGCCGATGTAGATCCAGGATCCGGCGGTCATCTGGCCGTACATCATCAAGCCCTTTTTATCGAGCTCGTTAAAGTGCTCCCAGTTGGCCCAGTGGGGCACCAGGTTGGAGTTGGCCAGCAGCACTCTGGGGGCATCGGCGTGGGTCCTGAACACGCCCACCGGCTTGCCGGACTGGATCAGCAGGGTTTCGTCATCCTCCAGCCGGGTCAGCACCTCGGCAATGCGATCGAAGCAGGGCCAGTTGCGGGCGGCACGGCCGATGCCGCCATACACCACCAGATCCTCGGGGCGCTCGGCCACGTCCGGGTGCAGGTTGTTGTGCAGCATGCGGTAGGCGGCCTCGGTGAGCCAGCTCTTGCAGATTTTATTGACGCCGGTGGGCGCCTTGATCACGCGGCTGGGGTCGTGACGGTTGTTGTGCTGAGACATGGAAAATTCCCTCTTCAGTGTCGTAATCAATAGGGTGGTTTCATCAATTCAGAGTGCCTGGCCGGCAAATACCCGCCGGACCAGGGTGGGCAGGCCAACGCTGTAGGCCAGTTCCGCCGGGTTATTCGTGTTCCACAGGCAAAGATCCGCCCGCAGTCCGGGAGCAATGCGTCCGATCTGCTGCTGCAGCCCCAGTGCCCGGGCGCCATGGGCGGTGACCCCGCTCAGGGCTTCCAGCGGTGTGAGCCGGAACAGGGTACAGGCCATGTTCAGCATCAGCCGCAGACTGAAAATGGGGGAAGTACCGGGGTTGGCATCGGTGGCCAGGGCCATGGGCACCCCATGTCGGCGCAGCAGTTCAATGGGCGGCACTTTGGTTTCGCGCAGCATGTAAAAGGCGCCCGGCAGCAGGGTGGCGACGGTGCCGGCCTCGGCCAGGGCCTGAACCCCGGCGTCATCCAGATATTCGATATGATCCACCGACAAGGCCCCGGCCCGGGCGGCGGCGGCGCTGCCGCCGAGATTGGAGAGCTGCTCGGTATGACCCTTGATGGCCAGACCATAAGCCTTGGCGGCGGCATAGACCCGCAGGCACTGCGCTACCGAAAAGCCGATGCCCTCGCAGAACACATCCACCGCATCCGCCAGCCCGTCGGCGGCGGCCGCCGGGATCATGCGGTTGCACACCAGATCGATATAGCCGTCGGCATCGTCCTGGTATTCCGGCGGCAGGGCATGGGCCCCGAGCAGGGTGGTCAGCACCCGCACCGGCCGCTCCCGGCCCAGACGGCGGGCCACCCGCAGCATCTTCAGTTCGTCTTCCACGGTCAGGCCGTAACCGGACTTGATCTCTACCGTGGTCACGCCCTCGGCCATCAGCGCCTCGAGGCGCGGCAGGGCGGCCTGGTACAGCTCGTCTTCACTGGCCGCGCGGGTGGCGCGCACCGTGCTGAGAATGCCGCCGCCGGCACGGGCGATCTCTTCATAGCTTTTGCCTTCGAGCCGGGCCTCGAACTCGCCGGCGCGGCTGCCGCCAAACACCAGATGGGTATGGCAGTCCACCAGTCCCGGGGTCAGCACCCGGCCCTCGGCGTCGATCAGCTCGCCGGCGGCCTGTTCAGCGACCGGCAGCTCGCTCATGGGACAGACACGCGTGATCAGGCCATTGGTGATCGCCACCGCCATGGGCTGGGCGGCGGTGTTCTGGCCGTCAAACAGGGTGACGTTGATCCAGAGGCGATCCGGTTGGGACATGATGGGCTCCTTGCTTGCTGCATTTGTATATACATTTAAAGGAGCAAGGGTGCGACTGGCAAGGAAAATATCAGAATTAGTGGGAATAACGGAGCTTGATCACACAATTATTTTACATATGCAAGGCGTGATGACTGGATTTGTATATACACAAACACCTTTACCGCGCTGCTCCGCTTGCAGGAGAAAAGGGGGCAGGCTGGCCCGGTGCGCCGCTTGCCGTTACTATGTGCACTTTTACACGGAACCCCCGCATGGCCCTTTCCGCCACCCTGCGCAAGGTGCGCATCAATATCAGCGATCTGACCCGCCACTATTACCAGGCTCACAGCCTGACCGTGGCCCAGCATCCGTCCGAAACCGACATTCGCCTGATGGTGCGGCTGCTGGCCTTTATGCGCCACGCCGACGAAGAACTGAGCTTTACCAAGGGACTCAGCACCGACGACGAGCCCGAGCTGTGGCAAAAGGCGCCCGATGGCCGCATTGTGCTGTGGGTGGAGCTGGGTGAGCCCAGCGTCAAGCGCATCAAGCAGGCACTGTCCCGGGCCGAGCGGGTGGTTGTCTACAGCTACGGCGGCCGCAGCGCCGACGAGTGGTGGAGCAAGCACAAGGTGGAGCTGAGCCAGCTGCCCCGGCTGGAGATTTTTCACCTGGCCGATCCCCAACCGGCGCAGCTGGGGGGACTGTGTCAGCGCAGCATGGACTTGTTTGCCACCCTGCAGGATGAGGAAGTGCAGCTCACCGACGGCAGCCACAGCCTGGATCTGCTGCTCACCCGCTGGCGCTAAGACCGGGGGATTGGGGAATAGGGATTAGACGACCAAGGGGGCGTGTGTATTTTTCCGGTCCCCAGTCCCTAATCCCCGCTCCCATCACTTACAACTTCAGTGTTGATCTCAGCTTGTAGCGGTTGCCGGGGTGCCAGAGCCGGGCAAAACTCACCAGCTGATTCAGCGACCAGGTGCGCCGGGTCACCAGCAGGCAGGGTTGCTCGTGAGCAATCTGCAGCCAGTCACTGATATTGACCGGTGCCAGCCGGGCCTCAACAATATGCTCCATGTCCGACAGCGGGCATTGCGCCATCAGGTAGGCGTTGGGGGTCTGGCGGTTAAAATCGCACTGCAGGTAGCCCGGCGCCAGCTGGGGATTGACAAAGCGCTCTTCCACCTGAATGGGCACGCCGTTTTCCAGATGCACCAGCACCGAATGAAACACTTTAGAATTGAGCCGCATCCCCATGTTCAGCGCCACTTCCTCGTTGGCATGGCGGCTGTCGAGCACCAGCACCCGGTTGGCATAGTCATGGCCGCGACCGCGCACCTCATCGGCGATGTTGTTGATGTCGGCCAGGGGCGACTCCGCCTTGGGCTCGGTGACAAAGGTACCCAGCCCGGCCCGGCGCATCAGGTAACCCTCCTGCACCAGATCGCGAATGGCCTTGTGGGCGGTCATGCGGCTCACGCCAAACTGGCCGGCCAGCTCCTGCTCGGGCGGAATTTGCTGGTGCAGCGGGTATTCCCCCGACTCGATACGGGCCAGAATATGCTGTTTAATCTGCTGATAAAGGGGAATCGACTGGGTCACGGTGCCTCCTGCGGTATGGCTCAATTGTACATACAATTACCGGTGGGTCACGGTGCGTCGGCGCAAACCACGATGCGGAACTTTCCAGCCTGCCGGTTTTGCGCTATGGTGCGCGCAATTTCAACGAGCCCCCTTTATCATCAACAGAAAACAGGTAGATTGTGGAAAAACATGAAGAGGTACTGGTGGCCCTGCGCCAGATCATCCGCGCCATCGATCTCCATTCCCGCCAGCTCAGCAAGGCCTCCGGCCTGACCGGGCCCCAGCTGCTGCTGATGCAGGCCATCAGCGAGCATGGCGACATCACCATGCGCAAGCTGGCCCAGGCCACCAACATGAGCCAGGCCACCGCCACCACCATTATCGACCGGCTGGAGCAGAAGCAGCTGGTGCGGCGGGAGCGCAGCCAGACCGACAAGCGCAAGGTGCATGCGGTACTGACCGAGGCCGGCGTGGAAAAGCTGAAAACCGCCCCCCGGCCCTTGCAGGAAAGCTTTATTCAGCGTTTTCAGTCGCTGGAACAATGGGAGCAGAACCTGCTGCTGTCCTCGGTGCAGCGCATCTCATCCATGATGAACGCCCACGATCTGGACGTGGCCCCCCTGTTGCAGGTGGGCAGCCTGCTGCACGAATAACCACGGGGCCGCCCCTATTCCAGACCGATACCGATATTGGAGACGCCGCCCTGGGCGGCGAAGTCCCGCACCGCCAGAATGGTGGCGGCTTCCCGCGGCTGGGACACCCGCTCCAACAGCTCCACCTGAAATTCCATTTCCGCTTCCATCAGTTCGTGTTCGTAAAGCTCCTGCTCTTCCAGCTCCCGCTCCGCCATCAGCTCGGCAAAGCCGGCCACCGTGCCCAGCGAGGCATTGCTGGCTTCCATCGCTTCCTCGCCAATACGGCAGATCACCGAGTTGTAGGCCGCCCCCAGGGCCACGCAGGCGTCCAGCGCCGGCCAGGCACCGTAGGATTCAAATTTGTTCGGATCCGGAATAACATTCTCGAAAGACTCCAGCTCGGCAGAGAGATCCACCCGCGACCCCTTGACCGTCAGGTAGGTCCAGAGCACGTCCAGGCAGTGGCGAAAACGCGCCCCGTCGCCAAAGCCGGCGGTGTCGGCAAACAGCCGGTAGTTGGGGTACATGCGCTCCGCCAGCGCCAGCGCGAACACGGTTTGCTGCCAGGGCGAGAGTTTGTTGAGTTTTTTATAAAATTTATCGCCGAACACGCGAAATTCCTTGTGGTTGGGTTTCCCCCGCGGCCCGATGGCCGTTTGCTCCCGGGCTCACAGTTTGCGGGGGAAACACTGGTATAAGATTTTGCCTGTGTCATTGTCTCACAAAACCGGCGAACACCCCATTTCAAGGAGAACAGGTATGGCCAATCATACCCTGCTGCTGCTCAGCCAGGACAATCATCACTACCGGGATCTGCTGAGCAAGGCCTACCTGCCGGGCCTGACCGTGCTGATGCCCGGCAACGACAACGAAATTCGGGCCGGTCTGGAGCGGGCCGACATTCTGCTGGGCGAGCCCGCCCGCATTCGCCCCTGGCTGAAGGAAGCCCGGCAACTGAAGTGGGTGCAGTCCACCTATGCCGGGGTCGATGTGCTGCTGAGCCCGGGCACCCGCCAGGACTATCTGCTCACCAATGTGCGCGGCATTTTCGGCCCGCTGGTGAGCGAATACGTGTTTGCCCACCTGCTGTCACTCACCCGCCATCTGCGCCACTACCGGGAGCAGCAACGGCACCACAACTGGCAACCCATCGCCTACCAGAGCCTGGCGGGCAAGACCATGCTGGTGCTGGGCACCGGCAGCATTGGCCAGCACGTGGCCGGCACCGCCCGCCACTTTGGCATGCAGGTGCTCGGCATCAGCCGCACCGGCCGTGAAGCCCCCAACTTTGATCGTACCTACCAGCCGCCGGCGCTGAACAAGGTGCTGCCCCAGGCCGACGTGGTGGTGAGTGTTCTGCCCTCCACCCCCGAAACCCGGCGGCTGTTCAACGAGGAGCGGCTCAATCACATCAAGCCCGGCGTGGTGTTCTTTAACGTGGGCCGGGGTGATGCGGTGGATGAGACCGCCCTGCTGCACGCCCTGCGCAGCGGCCGCATTGGCGCCGCCGTGCTCGACGTGTTCGCCACCGAGCCCCTGCCCGAAAGCAGTCCGCTGTGGGACATGCCCAATGTGGTGATCACCCCGCACAACTCCGGCTACAGCTTTCCCGATCAGATAGTGACCCGCTTCAGCCGCAATTACCTCAAGTTTATCGAGGGCAAGACCATGGAAGGGCTGGTAAATTTCGACCTGGGCTACTGATGAAAACCCTGCTCGCCGAGGTGCGCGCCTGCCGGCTGTGCGAGGCTCACCTGCCCCTGGGTCCACGCCCGGTGGTGCAGCTGGGGGAACGCGCGCGCATTCTGATCATCGGTCAGGCACCGGGCACCCGGGTGCATGAAACCGGCATTCCCTGGAACGATGCCAGTGGCGATACCCTGCGCCGCTGGCTGGCGCTCGACCGGACAGTGTTTTACGACCCTGAGCAAGTCGCCATCATGCCCATGGGCTTTTGCTACCCGGGCCGGGGCAAGAGCGGGGATTTGCCGCCCCGCCCGGAATGTGCTCCCGCCTGGCATGCACGCATACTGGCGGCCCTGCCCGACATTCGCCTGACCCTGCTGATCGGCCAGTACGCCCAGCGTTATTACCTGGGCCAGCGTTACCCCACCCTCACCGAAACGGTGCGCCACTGGCGGGAATTCACTCCCGAGCGCCTGCCCCTGCCCCACCCGTCGCCCCGCAACCGTTACTGGCTGACTAAAAACCCCTGGTTCGAGCGAGAAGAGCTGCCGGCACTGCGGGCACGGGTGCATGAGGTGTTGAAAAGCTGAAAGACGGAAGATTGTTACGGGGGTTGCGCAGGAGCCAGCATGCGTTCCCACGCAGGGCGCGGGAACGAGAAAAGTGGCATCAACCGATTATCCCCGCTTGGGCACCAGCTGTGATAGCAGAAACAGGGCAGCGGCGGCCACCACCACGGACGGGCCCGTGGGGGTATCGTAACTCACCGACAGTTGCAGGCCGCCGAGCACCGCCAGCACGCCAATGCCCGAGGCCAGGGCGGCCATCTGCTCAGGAGTGCGGCTGAAGCGGCGGGCGGTAGCGGCGGGAATGATCAGCAGCGAGGTGATGATCAGCGCCCCCACAAACTTCATCGCCACCGCGATCAGCACACTGATCATCAACAGCAGCAACAGCTTGAGCCGCTCCACCGGCACGCCTTCGACCCGGGCCAGCTCTTCACTGACGGTCACGGACAGCAACGGACTCCAGAAGTGTCTCAACAACAGCAGCAGCAGGGCGCCGCCACCATAGATCCAGGCCAGATCCGAGCTCTGAATCGCCAGCAGATCCCCGAACAGGTAGGCCATCAGATCCACACGAATATTGTCCATAAAGGCCAGTGCCACCAGCCCCAGCGACAGCGCGGTATGGGCCAGAATGCCGAGCAGGGTGTCGGTGCTGAGCCGGCTGCCCCGCTGCAAACCGGCCAGCAACACCCCCAGCAGCAGGCAGGCCACCAGCACCGCCAGGGTCAGGTTAATTTGCAGCAGCAGGCCCATGGCCACCCCCAGCAGGGAGGAGTGGGCCAGGGTGTCGCCAAAATAGGCCATGCGCCGCCATACCACAAAGCTGCCCAGGGGGCCGGCCAGCACGGCAATACCCAGCCCCGCCAGCAGGGCGTAAAGCAGAAAACTATCCCACATGGCGCACGTCTCCGTGATGCTCGTCGTCGCAATCATGATGATGGGTATAGACCGCCAGCTGGGCCAGCTCGGGCCGGCCGAACAGACGGGCGAACTCCGGATGGCGGGCCACCTGCTCGGGCTCACCGTGGCAGCACACGTGACGGTTCAGGCAAATCACGCGATGGGTGCTGGCCATCACCAGATGCAGATCGTGGGATACCATGAGCACTCCGCATTGCAGTTCCCCGGCCAGTTGCTGGATCAGCGCATACAGTTCGGTCTGGCCGTGCACGTCCACCCCCTGGGCCGGCTCGTCCAGGATCAACAGTTCGGGCGCCATCATCAGGGCCCGTGCCAGCAGAATACGCTGCATTTCCCCTCCGGAGAGCGCCTGCATGGCCCGCTCGGCCAGCCGCTCGGCGCCCACCCGGGCCAGTGCCTGGGCCACGGTCAGCCGGCGGCCGCGAGACAGGCTGAGAAAGCGTGCCACCGTCAGTGGCAACACCGGATCCAGGTGCAGTTTCTGGGGCACATAGCCCACCCGCAGCCCCGGCTTGCGCCACAGTGTGCCCCGGGAGGCCTGACGCAATTCCAGCACCAGCTTTATAAGCGAACTCTTGCCGGCACCATTGGGCCCCACCACGGTGAGGATCTCGCCGCGGTGCAGGCTCAGGGATATTCGATCCAGAATGACGTTGCCGTCCGCTTCCAGGCCAACCTCGGTCAGCTCTACCAGTTTGGTCATTCGCGATGCGCCTTTACTTCAATATTTGTAATATTATAACATTCTCGTTCACGCGAATTCCATTCACAATCACTCGAGAATGCCTGCCATGAGAGCCCTGCTTTTTCTGACCCTGCTGCTTGCCGGCCAGGCCAGTGCCGTTGAAGTTCTGACCACCGTCAAGCCACTGCAACTGATCGCCAATGCCATCACTCGGGGCGGCGAGCCCGCCGGGCTGCTGCTTAAACCCGGCACATCGCCCCACGACTATGCCCTTAAACCCTCGGATCTGCGCCGTATTCAACAGGCCGATCTGGTGATCTGGGTAGGCCCTGATCTGGAAGGATTCCTCACTCCGCTGCTGGCCAACCGTGGCAACAGCCTGGCGCTGATGCCGCTGTTGCCGTCCGAACAGCAACACCGGGATGAACACGGACACCATGATGAAGATGAACATGGCCACCATGACGATCATCAGGGTGACGAGCCGGCTCATGATAACGGCAAAATCGTAATCGCCCAGCATGAGGCTCATGCTCACGACGAACATGACCATGGTGACCGGGATCCCCACATCTGGCTGGATCCCCACAACGGCCTGGCCATCGCCCGGCTGATCGCCGAGCGCCTGGGAGAGCTGGATCCGGACAATCTTGATCGATATCAACACAACCTGGCGCTGTTTGAGTCAAAGTTGCACGAAACCGATGCCCGTGTAACCGAGCGCCTGGCCCCGGCCAGAGGCAAGGGCTATTTTGTGTTTCACGACGCCTATGGCTACTGGGAAGCCCACTATCAGATCCCCTCGCTGGGTTATTTCACCGTCAACCCCGAGCGGGCCCCGGGGGCACAAACCGTGGCACGCATTCACCAGGCGCTGAAACAGGCCAACGCCGAATGCGTGTTTGCCGAACCCCAGTTCCGTCCCGCCGTGATCAACGCCGTGGTGCGGGATACTCAGGCCCGCGTGGCGGTACTGGATCCTCTGGCCAGCGACATTCAGGACGGCGCCGAAGGCTATTTCGACTTCATGTTCAAGTTGGCCAACGACATGGCCGTTTGTTTGTTGAATGAAAGATGAACACTCGGACACGAATTTTTGTATAATGCCGAACTTTCGTGATGAATGATGCACTAACACCAGTGGCCCGATGTTTTCGGGCCATTTAGTAATAAAAGACGACCAGCTTATTTAATTTGGTTATTAAAACGTCGAACAATAAACGGTCACAATATGCATCGTGTAGTATTCCACTGGCACAGGTAATCCGGATGAATTTTCTCCGCCCGATACAAAGCAGACTGCAAGACATGCCCTCGCCCCTGCCCCGGCGACACCTTTACGGTATTGTCCTGCTCAGCGGCCTGACCCTCTCCACCGCGGCCCTGATGCCCACTCCTGGTGAGCTGACCGACAAGCCGGTGCGCATCAGTATTCCCGCCAGCCTGCATGTGCCCCAGCACCCGCAGGAACAGGAACAGGTCGACAGCACCGAATTTTATACCCTGCCCAACGATGATATCGGCGCCGCCGAGCCGGTGGACGCGCTGGACGAAATCGCCGCCAGCGAGCCGGAATGGCAGGAATACGTGGTGCAGAACGGCGACACCCTGAGCACCATTTTCAACGGTCTGGGCCTGCCTCTGGCCACCATGTACAAGCTGCTGGATGCCGACGAAAACCGGGTGCTCGACGGGCTGCGCCCCGGCCAGACCCTGTATCTGCTGATCGACGAAAACAACCTGCTGCAGGAGTTCAAGATCCAGCGGGACATCATGCGGACCCGCATTTTTACCCGCAACGGCGAGGGTTATGAAAGCCGGCTGAAGACCGAGGAAAGCCACTGGGAAAGCCGCAGCCTCAAGGGCACCATCAATGGCAGCTTCTACCTCAGCGCCCGCAGTGCGGGGCTGTCCGCCGGCCAGATCCAGAAAATCGCCAACCTGTTCCAGTGGCAGCTCAACTTTGCCCGGGATCTGCGCCAGGGCGATACCTTCCGGGTGGTGGTCAAGCGCGAATTCGTGGAAGGCCAGAGCACCGGCAAGGCCGAGCTGCAGGCGGTGGAGATCATCAACAACGGCCGCAGCTACCAGGCGTTCCGCCATGAAGACGGCAACTTCTATGACGATCAGGGCAACAGCATGGAACGCGGCTTTGTGCGCATTCCGCTGAAACACCACTCCCGCATCAGCTCCAACTTCAACCTGCACCGCAAGCATCCGGTCACCGGTCGCATTCGTCCCCACAAGGGCACCGACTTTGCCGTGCCCACCGGCACCCCGGTGCTGGCGCCGGGCGACGGCGTGGTGGTCAAGGCGACCCGCCACCGGCTGGCCGGCAACTACCTGGTGATCCGCCACGGCCGCAAGTACACCACCCGCTTCCTGCACCTGAGCAAGTTCCTGGTGAAGCCGGGTGATAAGGTGCGCCGCGGAGACCGCATCGCGCTGTCGGGCAACACCGGCCGCTCCACCGGCCCGCACCTGCACTACGAGTTTCTGGTCAACAACCGGCCGGTGGATCCCATGCAGGTCAAGCTGCCCATGGCCGAGGGCCTGACCGGCAATGCCCGCAAGCAGTTCCTGGTCAGGGTGCAACAGCTCAAGCAGCAACTCTCCGCCGGCTGAGCCGGCGCCAGGTCATAAAAAAGCGCCATTCGGCGCTTTTTTTGTTCGGTGTGTCCCGTCCTTACTCCGCGTGGTAAGGCCGCGACAGCCGGTGCACCGACTCAATAAAGGCGCCGGCGTGCGCCGGATCCACATCCAGATGAATGCCGTGGCCCAGGTTGAACACATGGCCGGGGCCATGGCCAAAGCCTTCCAGAATGCCGGCCACTTCCTGCTCGATGCGGGGAATGGGCGCATACAGCATGGACGGATCCATGTTGCCCTGCAGCGCCACCCGGTCACCCACCCGGCGTTTGGCGTCGGCGATATTGATGGTCCAGTCCAGGCCCACGGCGTCGCAGCCGGTGGCGGCGATGGCTTCCAGCCACTGGCCGCCGTTCTTGGTGAACAGGGTCACCGGCACGCGGCGGCCGTCGGCCTCGCGGGTCAGCCCGTCGACGATCTTGGCCATGTACTGCAGCGAAAACTCGTTGTAGTCCCGCGGCGTGAGCACGCCGCCCCAGGTGTCGAAGATCATCAGTGACTGGGCGCCCGCCGCCACCTGGGCGTTAAGGTAGCTGGTGACACTGTCGGCCAGCTTGTCGAGCAGGGCGTGCAGGGTCTGCGGCTCGGCATACATCATCTTCTTGATTTTGGTAAAGGCCTTGGAGCTGCCGCCTTCCACCATGTAGGTGGCCAGGGTCCAGGGGCTGCCGGAGAAGCCGATCAGCGGCACCTCGCCCTGCAGCTCGCGGCGAATGGTGCGCACCGCGTTCATCACGTAGCCCAGCTCGTCTTCCGGATCGGGAACGCCGATACGCGCCACGTCGGCGGCGCAGGTGACCGGACGCTCAAAGCGCGGGCCTTCGCCGGTTTCAAAATACAGCCCCAGGCCCATGGCGTCGGGAATGGTCAGAATGTCGGAAAACAGAATGGCCGCGTCCAGCGGAAAGCGACGCAATGGCTGCAGGGTCACTTCGCAGGCCAGCTCGGCATTGCGGCACAGCGACATAAAATCGCCGGCCTGGGCCCGGGTGGCCTTGTATTCCGGCAGGTAGCGGCCGGCCTGACGCATCATCCATACCGGGGTGTAGTCGGTGGGCTGACGCATCAGCGCGCGCAGATAGGTATCATTCTTGAGTGGTTTCATTCCGTCGTTCCGCATCGGGTGGCAAAATTGCCCGCATTGTACCACTACCGCCCGGGAACGCGAAAAAGCCGGACCCGGCCCCGGAATGGTCACGAAATCACCACCGGCTATTGACCACGGCACCGCTTTTCTTTACTTATAGTACTGAGCCCATCAGGCAGCCCACGGAGGGAACCATGCTCGGGAAACTGGAACAGACCAAAGCCAGGCTTGGCGGCATTCACAAGGCACTGGACGCCTTTCTCAATGCCCGCCAGGCCCTGCTCGTTGAATATATTCGCCTTTCCACTCATCACAGCCTTCCCTCACAGGACGAGCTGCACGAATTCTGCGGCCAGCTGGTCGACTATGTCTCCGCCGGCCATTTCGAGATTTACGATCACGTGCTGGCGGCCTACGAGTCATCCCGGGGCAATGCCCGCGTGCTGGCTGAGCGTATTTATCCGCGCATCAAGCGCAATACCGACGAAGCCCTGAACTTTCACGACAAGTACACCCAGGCCGACGACGACACCCTGCTGGAGCTGGATCAGGATCTGAACCGGCTGGGGGAGCTGCTGGAAGAGCGCTTCTCGCTGGAAGACCGGCTGGTGTCGGCCATCGATCTGGTGGACCATCTGGATACCGGCACCCCGGCGTAAGGAGGCCCCATGGCCGAACGCAGAGCCTTTTGCCGCATTGACTTCCGTGCCGATGCCCGGCTGACCGATGCGGCGGGCCGGCAGTGGCCGGCCCGGGTGCGGGATCTGTCCCTGCACGGCGCCCTGCTTGTCGTGAATGACTGGCCGGGGCAGGACGGCGATGCGCTGAGCCTGCGCATTCCTCTCGAAGACGGCAGCGCCATTCGCATGACCGGCCGCCAGCGTCACCACGAAGGTGCCGATGTGGGGCTGGAATGCGCGCACCTCGACCTGGACAGCGCCACCCACCTGCGCCGGCTGGTGGAACTGAATCTGGGCGACGAGCAACTGCTGCAACGGCAGTTTGAGCAGTTGCTGAAGAGCGGCTGAGCGCCCTCCACTGGCGCGGTACAGACAAGGTACCGG
The Oceanimonas pelagia genome window above contains:
- the znuB gene encoding zinc ABC transporter permease subunit ZnuB, with the protein product MWDSFLLYALLAGLGIAVLAGPLGSFVVWRRMAYFGDTLAHSSLLGVAMGLLLQINLTLAVLVACLLLGVLLAGLQRGSRLSTDTLLGILAHTALSLGLVALAFMDNIRVDLMAYLFGDLLAIQSSDLAWIYGGGALLLLLLRHFWSPLLSVTVSEELARVEGVPVERLKLLLLLMISVLIAVAMKFVGALIITSLLIIPAATARRFSRTPEQMAALASGIGVLAVLGGLQLSVSYDTPTGPSVVVAAAALFLLSQLVPKRG
- the znuC gene encoding zinc ABC transporter ATP-binding protein ZnuC; the protein is MTKLVELTEVGLEADGNVILDRISLSLHRGEILTVVGPNGAGKSSLIKLVLELRQASRGTLWRKPGLRVGYVPQKLHLDPVLPLTVARFLSLSRGRRLTVAQALARVGAERLAERAMQALSGGEMQRILLARALMMAPELLILDEPAQGVDVHGQTELYALIQQLAGELQCGVLMVSHDLHLVMASTHRVICLNRHVCCHGEPEQVARHPEFARLFGRPELAQLAVYTHHHDCDDEHHGDVRHVG
- the znuA gene encoding zinc ABC transporter substrate-binding protein ZnuA encodes the protein MRALLFLTLLLAGQASAVEVLTTVKPLQLIANAITRGGEPAGLLLKPGTSPHDYALKPSDLRRIQQADLVIWVGPDLEGFLTPLLANRGNSLALMPLLPSEQQHRDEHGHHDEDEHGHHDDHQGDEPAHDNGKIVIAQHEAHAHDEHDHGDRDPHIWLDPHNGLAIARLIAERLGELDPDNLDRYQHNLALFESKLHETDARVTERLAPARGKGYFVFHDAYGYWEAHYQIPSLGYFTVNPERAPGAQTVARIHQALKQANAECVFAEPQFRPAVINAVVRDTQARVAVLDPLASDIQDGAEGYFDFMFKLANDMAVCLLNER
- the mepM gene encoding murein DD-endopeptidase MepM, which codes for MNFLRPIQSRLQDMPSPLPRRHLYGIVLLSGLTLSTAALMPTPGELTDKPVRISIPASLHVPQHPQEQEQVDSTEFYTLPNDDIGAAEPVDALDEIAASEPEWQEYVVQNGDTLSTIFNGLGLPLATMYKLLDADENRVLDGLRPGQTLYLLIDENNLLQEFKIQRDIMRTRIFTRNGEGYESRLKTEESHWESRSLKGTINGSFYLSARSAGLSAGQIQKIANLFQWQLNFARDLRQGDTFRVVVKREFVEGQSTGKAELQAVEIINNGRSYQAFRHEDGNFYDDQGNSMERGFVRIPLKHHSRISSNFNLHRKHPVTGRIRPHKGTDFAVPTGTPVLAPGDGVVVKATRHRLAGNYLVIRHGRKYTTRFLHLSKFLVKPGDKVRRGDRIALSGNTGRSTGPHLHYEFLVNNRPVDPMQVKLPMAEGLTGNARKQFLVRVQQLKQQLSAG
- the hemE gene encoding uroporphyrinogen decarboxylase gives rise to the protein MKPLKNDTYLRALMRQPTDYTPVWMMRQAGRYLPEYKATRAQAGDFMSLCRNAELACEVTLQPLRRFPLDAAILFSDILTIPDAMGLGLYFETGEGPRFERPVTCAADVARIGVPDPEDELGYVMNAVRTIRRELQGEVPLIGFSGSPWTLATYMVEGGSSKAFTKIKKMMYAEPQTLHALLDKLADSVTSYLNAQVAAGAQSLMIFDTWGGVLTPRDYNEFSLQYMAKIVDGLTREADGRRVPVTLFTKNGGQWLEAIAATGCDAVGLDWTINIADAKRRVGDRVALQGNMDPSMLYAPIPRIEQEVAGILEGFGHGPGHVFNLGHGIHLDVDPAHAGAFIESVHRLSRPYHAE
- the rsd gene encoding sigma D regulator produces the protein MLGKLEQTKARLGGIHKALDAFLNARQALLVEYIRLSTHHSLPSQDELHEFCGQLVDYVSAGHFEIYDHVLAAYESSRGNARVLAERIYPRIKRNTDEALNFHDKYTQADDDTLLELDQDLNRLGELLEERFSLEDRLVSAIDLVDHLDTGTPA
- a CDS encoding PilZ domain-containing protein produces the protein MAERRAFCRIDFRADARLTDAAGRQWPARVRDLSLHGALLVVNDWPGQDGDALSLRIPLEDGSAIRMTGRQRHHEGADVGLECAHLDLDSATHLRRLVELNLGDEQLLQRQFEQLLKSG